In Cydia splendana chromosome 25, ilCydSple1.2, whole genome shotgun sequence, a single genomic region encodes these proteins:
- the LOC134802607 gene encoding uncharacterized protein LOC134802607, producing MKSNIVCVFLINGLLVSAFPANDGVDNGIHITVPVAGVAEFSGTAPATGSVALVTHTPCPEVMLPFTPSTPDNESLPKNIMLGATLADAILAEAGDKIDAKMAEMDAFVEKEFGRMGPQMQNAMENGAKSDIESALDSTLQQMESEISTELSQFDKFIESELANTEEMVQAALRKVELETERTDDKITQTVTKELTEQEALIQLAMLILQSFVESKLAETENLVKSELEKVNTFVDTELEKTDALIQSKLSEMETVVESNLAKTESFVETESEKVDRFIKAELTKTESFVETGSEKVDRFIEAELAKTEAFVNSELSKIKSVVEKELENVEKALEEVDDSCTMSSDDTPMLPYIDTGSAPPTIGTRNPIITLNEEPYNDQYLGKIAPVMYHRRQLPRVNVIRGTARATGSIKLFSKFPCPPLQATEIGPDGKKYIWIKKKSDAEKPSRPKLENPDSSDLPKGAIQTNCEDPGSEEPEDLGPLGPIPIRGEVVFEGTAPAYGSVSITGHSVEA from the exons ATGAAGAGTAACATAGTGTGTGTGTTTCTGATCAATGGATTGTTGGTTAGT gCTTTCCCCGCGAATGACGGAGTGGATAATGGCATACATATAACAGTGCCAGTGGCGGGCGTGGCAGAGTTCAGCGGTACTGCCCCGGCTACTGGATCAGTAGCTTTAGTTACTCACACTCCAT GTCCTGAAGTTATGCTGCCGTTTACTCCTAGTACTCCAGACAATGAGTCTTTACCGAAAAATATTATGTTAGGAGCTACATTAGCGGACGCTATTCTCGCCGAAGCCGGTGATAAAATAGACGCTAAAATGGCAGAAATGGACGCATTCGTAGAAAAAGAATTTGGAAGGATGGGACCACAAATGCAAAATGCAATGGAAAACGGAGCTAAGTCAGATATAGAAAGTGCTTTGGACTCAACTCTTCAGCAAATGGAATCGGAAATTTCTACTGAATTATCTCAGTTTGACAAGTTTATAGAGTCAGAATTGGCAAACACTGAAGAAATGGTCCAAGCAGCTCTAAGAAAAGTAGAATTAGAAACAGAACGCACAGACGACAAGATCACACAAACAGTAACAAAAGAGTTGACAGAACAAGAAGCGTTAATACAATTGGCAATGCTTATCCTACAATCGTTTGTGGAATCAAAACTCGCAGAAACAGAAAATTTAGTCAAATCTGAGCTCGAAAAGGTAAATACATTTGTGGATACAGAGCTAGAAAAAACGGATGCTCTAATACAATCTAAGCTTTCAGAAATGGAAACTGTTGTAGAATCAAATCTTGCGAAAACGGAATCATTTGTAGAAACTGAATCAGAAAAAGTTGATAGATTTATCAAAGCAGAGCTAACAAAAACGGAATCATTTGTAGAAACTGGATCAGAAAAAGTTGATAGATTTATCGAAGCAGAGCTGGCGAAAACCGAAGCATTTGTAAACTCGGAATTATCTAAAATTAAATCAGTTGTAGAAAAGGAATTAGAAAATGTTGAAAAAGCATTAGAAGAAGTTGATGATTCTTGTACAATGAGCAGTGATG ACACTCCAATGCTTCCTTACATTGACACCGGCTCCGCTCCACCTACAATAGGTACTCGAAACCCGATCATAACCCTGAACGAAGAGCCTTACAACGACCAATACCTAGGAAAAatag CACCAGTAATGTACCATCGGAGGCAACTCCCGAGGGTGAACGTCATCAGAGGAACAGCAAGGGCTACAGGCAGCATCAAGCTTTTCTCTAAATTTCCAT GTCCACCATTGCAAGCGACGGAAATAGGTCCGGATGGAAAGAAATACATATGGATTAAGAAAAAATCTGATGCAG AAAAACCTTCAAGGCCAAAACTCGAAAACCCCGATTCCTCGGATCTCCCAAAGGGAGCCATACAAACCAATTGCGAGGACCCTGGCAGTGAAGAGCCTGAAGATTTAGGACCTTTAGGTCCCATTCCTATTCGTGGTGAAGTAGTTTTTGAGGGCACGGCACCTGCTTATGGCTCAGTTAGTATTACTGGGCATAGTGTTGAAGCCTAG
- the LOC134802905 gene encoding uncharacterized protein LOC134802905 isoform X1, which translates to MAYLLGCLEGEALQAVEGLGITARNYDVTLGILKGRFGNQQKVIDAHYDAINNLQRAAHNATDCRANFNMVERHLRVLQSLGETINGNHLRSAILSKFPEKVVYELHLLTLTDNIDNIRSGLQKIITAMESAKESVPSSSEKISTAALHITTYQRKGKQDSRRISHKKGTLKRKLPDTEKMSKNKKAKMACIFCQGEHYNASCTVVKDVNDRKKKLGKRCYTCFKEGHRTATCHNRKPCYFCKGSHNQALCPQKPGRSNNHIELSMASVSSSKNNDINIKHNYCSYPQTAIVEVGQKNSKRTKTRRLILDNGSGRSYITRKLAKELDLAADQEDELMVFVFGADDPVNISSPSADIQITTRRGIRRDIRVNIVRRIANYCGPPMSMDGIHGVDVIADDGSASEEPQLLIGGDYCYSFYRKEMLLLKDHLYLINTDFGWTIAGKVLQEENNNTLSVIMYCQCQESVIPYYVTPDLPLREPDIRFLWALESIGIVDSPKITREEEAIKHFNETVKYEDKRYQVKWPWIIYPPDLPTNYGLAYGRLSSLIRRLEQDAMEEYESILKEQLAAGVIEVIDPSEIDSKTHPVHYLAHHIILPKGKKGRVVYDGSAKLKNSKSLNECMYRGPSMLEDLTALLLRFRVNKIGITADVEKAFLQVGLQQEDRDVTRFLWLKDPKQGVTEKNLLHLRFCRVPFGVISSPFLLTATIRHHLSKGDQNLMSKIAERTYVDNLVTGTDTLEEARDLVNKTRATFTELSMNIREWTSNNKLLLKSIPKQFRSKDTESTKVLGLTWHMGKDTLKLRLGDMLSDTKQDKTTTTKRGILRTLASLYDPCGFAAPLILPAKLLLQELWKRKEKWDSQLPEDLEEEWQKAVSAIKTAAEIEIPRHVGLSPNEDTECELHCFTDASKRAYSAVVYLRLVNKKEKGTKVMFIMAKSRVTPINHTEDLKIPKLELLGFVIGKRLLTYVKNTLRIELKRLCLWSDSEIVLYWMKSEKLLPPFVCRRINEIKQNKDIEPRYVNTELNPADLATRPELWLTKKELWFNGPQFLSLSEEGWPKLQEHSQSALFAGTDSIMDTMEMDLSSQVEESIRGTIEQENTEGMTIDIENIEDNGQMQVSAIGVDTNCTEIKNLQKLYFPQEAAGKKTSLSRNLGLFVDMDGLLRCKGRLMNTMCSYDTKYPILIPKNSEFTDRLILETHQKYYHVGAPHILSIIRQKYWIPQGRAKVQRIIRKCQQCIKHGGGPYKLPPTPALPAERANYSAPFTYTGIDYFGPIFVTDDGHMRKRWICLYTCLAVRAIHMEVVKDLTAEECLLAMRRFISTRGKPELIVSDNALQFKLTAELLANTYFVDNKIRWKFIPQLSPWHGGFYERLVGVVKNCMKRTLEKRVLNDSQLGTVVKEIEAVANSRPLTCVGSDIEYVLRPADFLTYGKCIAIEPSIQNPHPGGTVTKENLIEGWKKGRVILEEFKRMFLGQYLCSLRERYQHSHKEPRVKTNQSPHIGDIVQIKGDSKNRENWKVGKIISLERGADGESRVAKVNVEGKEFIRSIGHLYPLEVEEATLEDPGTEERIQVNPDVRETEESSLQEIAEISEIETRCPERESTEQMPQEIAVEDDVTLETNGSDKMLTPVERVQRNGSVERANVVTEGDEEVERVETVSNPNEERMRRAAAVRARERIAQWTSQLIALL; encoded by the coding sequence ATGGCATATCTTCTCGGCTGCCTTGAAGGGGAGGCTCTTCAGGCAGTGGAGGGCCTTGGTATAACAGCAAGGAATTACGACGTAACATTAGGAATTTTAAAAGGAAGATTTGGGAACCAGCAAAAGGTTATTGATGCGCACTATGATGCCATCAACAACCTTCAAAGGGCAGCTCATAATGCCACGGACTGCAGAGCGAATTTTAATATGGTAGAGAGGCATTTGAGAGTTCTCCAAAGCTTAGGAGAAACCATAAATGGTAACCATTTAAGATCTGCTATACTATCCAAATTCCCTGAGAAGGTAGTTTATGAGTTGCACTTATTAACATTGACGGACAATATAGATAATATACGAAGCGGTCTGCAAAAAATTATAACCGCAATGGAGAGTGCTAAAGAAAGCGTCCCAAGTAGTAGTGAAAAAATCTCCACAGCTGCACTACATATTACTACCTACCAGAGGAAAGGGAAGCAGGATAGCAGGAGGATATCCCACAAAAAAGGAACCCttaaaagaaaactacctgACACGGAGAAGATGTCGAAAAATAAGAAAGCTAAGATGGCTTGCATTTTTTGCCAAGGCGAGCACTACAATGCATCCTGCACAGTGGTTAAGGACGTAAATGATAGGAAAAAGAAGCTCGGCAAAAGATGTTACACTTGCTTCAAGGAAGGACATAGAACAGCAACATGCCACAATAGGAAGCCGTGCTACTTCTGCAAAGGAAGTCATAATCAAGCTCTATGTCCACAAAAGCCAGGTAGGAGTAATAATCATATAGAATTATCTATGGCATCTGTGTCATCATCTAAAAATAATGACATcaatattaaacataattattgttCTTACCCACAGACGGCAATAGTGGAGGTGGGGCAGAAGAACTCAAAAAGGACTAAGACACGAAGACTGATTCTTGACAATGGCAGTGGTCGCAGCTATATTACCAGGAAGCTTGCAAAAGAACTTGACTTAGCAGCAGATCAGGAAGATGAATTGATGGTATTTGTCTTCGGTGCTGATGACCCCGTTAACATTTCTAGCCCATCCGCTGACATCCAAATCACGACAAGAAGAGGTATCAGAAGAGATATTCGAGTAAACATTGTGCGCCGTATAGCGAATTATTGTGGTCCTCCCATGAGTATGGATGGAATTCATGGAGTAGATGTTATAGCTGATGATGGGTCTGCTAGTGAAGAGCCACAACTTTTGATAGGTGGTGACTATTGTTATTCattttacagaaaagaaatgttaTTGCTGAAGGATCacttatatttaattaacaCAGATTTTGGCTGGACAATTGCCGGCAAGGTCCTACAAGAAGAGAATAATAATACACTATCTGTCATCATGTACTGCCAATGCCAGGAATCAGTAATACCCTATTACGTAACACCAGACTTGCCACTCCGGGAACCGGACATCAGGTTTCTTTGGGCCTTAGAAAGTATTGGGATTGTAGACTCTCCTAAGATAACTAGAGAGGAAGAGGCAATCAAACATTTTAACGAAACAGTCAAATATGAGGATAAGAGATATCAGGTAAAGTGGCCTTGGATAATATACCCACCTGACTTACCCACTAATTATGGTCTTGCTTATGGGAGACTGTCAAGCTTAATCAGAAGATTAGAACAAGATGCCATGGAAGAGTATGAAAGCATTCTGAAAGAACAACTAGCCGCAGGGGTTATAGAAGTTATAGATCCTTCGGAAATTGATTCTAAGACACATCCTGTTCACTATCTTGCCCATCATATTATTCTTCCGAAGGGAAAGAAAGGGCGTGTGGTGTACGATGGTTCAGCTAAACTTAAGAATAGTAAGAGCCTCAATGAATGCATGTACAGAGGACCTTCGATGCTCGAAGACTTGACCGCTCTTCTTTTGAGATTCAGAGTCAACAAGATTGGAATAACAGCAGATGTTGAAAAAGCCTTTCTTCAAGTAGGATTACAACAGGAGGATAGAGATGTAACCAGGTTTTTATGGCTTAAGGACCCCAAACAAGGAGTGACTGAGAAGAACCTTCTCCATCTGCGCTTCTGTCGTGTTCCGTTTGGGGTAATATCTAGCCCATTTTTGTTGACGGCTACGATTCGACATCATTTGTCAAAGGGGGACCAGAACCTTATGTCAAAAATAGCAGAAAGAACCTACGTGGACAACCTAGTCACTGGAACAGACACATTAGAGGAAGCTCGTGATCTTGTAAACAAGACTAGGGCGACGTTCACAGAATTGTCGATGAATATAAGAGAATGGACATCCAACAACAAACTATTGTTGAAGAGTATACCAAAACAGTTTCGATCAAAAGACACTGAATCGACAAAGGTATTAGGACTCACCTGGCACATGGGAAAGGATACACTGAAGCTAAGGTTGGGTGATATGCTCTCAGACACAAAGCAAGACAAGACAACTACAACAAAACGAGGAATATTGCGAACTCTTGCTTCATTATATGATCCTTGCGGATTCGCGGCACCCTTAATTTTGCCTGCGAAGCTCCTCCTTCAAGAACTATGGAAAAGGAAAGAAAAATGGGATTCTCAATTGCCAGAGGACTTAGAGGAAGAATGGCAGAAGGCAGTAAGTGCTATAAAGACTGCTGCTGAAATAGAAATTCCTAGACATGTTGGCCTGTCACCAAATGAAGACACAGAATGTGAACTTCATTGCTTCACTGATGCATCTAAAAGAGCCTACTCAGCTGTAGTGTATCTGAGATTAGTAAATAAGAAAGAAAAGGGCACTAAAGTGATGTTTATTATGGCTAAATCCCGGGTTACCCCGATAAACCACACGGAAGACCTCAAAATACCAAAATTAGAATTACTTGGATTTGTCATCGGAAAGCGACTCTTAACTTATGTAAAGAACACCCTTAGAATAGAATTGAAACGACTATGTCTTTGGTCCGACAGTGAGATAGTTTTATACTGGATGAAATCAGAAAAGTTATTGCCTCCATTCGTCTGCAGAAGAATAAacgaaattaaacaaaataaagatATAGAGCCTAGATATGTCAATACAGAATTGAACCCTGCAGATCTGGCAACACGACCGGAACTTTGGCTCACGAAGAAGGAATTGTGGTTCAATGGACCTCAATTTCTTTCGCTGAGTGAGGAGGGCTGGCCGAAGTTGCAAGAACACAGCCAGTCAGCTCTTTTCGCAGGAACCGACTCAATAATGGATACCATGGAGATGGACCTATCATCTCAAGTAGAAGAATCAATCAGAGGAACCATAGAACAGGAAAATACGGAAGGAATGACAATAGATATAGAGAATATAGAAGACAATGGCCAGATGCAGGTTTCGGCCATCGGGGTTGATACAAATTGCACAGAGATAAAGAATTTACAAAAATTATACTTTCCTCAAGAGGCAGCAGGAAAGAAAACAAGCCTATCAAGGAATTTAGGACTATTTGTGGATATGGATGGATTATTAAGATGTAAAGGTCGGCTTATGAACACAATGTGTTCATATGACACCAAATATCCGATACTGATACCTAAGAACTCAGAATTTACAGACAGACTGATCCTGGAGACTCATCAGAAATACTACCATGTGGGAGCCCCACATATACTAAGCATTATTCGCCAGAAATACTGGATTCCTCAAGGAAGAGCTAAGGTTCAGCGAATAATTAGAAAATGCCAGCAGTGTATTAAACATGGAGGTGGTCCTTACAAACTTCCGCCCACACCAGCACTGCCAGCAGAACGTGCTAATTATAGTGCTCCTTTCACATATACCGGAATCGACTATTTCGGGCCAATCTTTGTCACGGACGACGGACACATGAGAAAAAGATGGATTTGTCTGTATACATGTCTGGCTGTACGCGCAATTCACATGGAAGTAGTTAAGGATTTAACTGCAGAGGAATGTTTACTTGCAATGAGAAGATTCATATCTACACGAGGAAAACCAGAACTCATAGTCTCGGACAATGCATTACAGTTTAAATTAACTGCAGAATTATTGGCGAACACATACTTCGTGGACAATAAGATAAGATGGAAGTTTATCCCTCAGCTCAGTCCATGGCATGGAGGGTTTTATGAAAGGCTGGTCGGCGTTGTGAAGAATTGCATGAAAAGAACCTTAGAGAAGAGAGTTCTAAATGACTCACAGCTAGGTACAGTTGTGAAAGAAATCGAAGCTGTGGCGAACTCACGTCCACTTACTTGTGTTGGGTCTGATATAGAATATGTTTTACGGCCGGCAGACTTTCTAACCTATGGGAAATGTATAGCGATTGAACCTTCTATACAAAATCCGCATCCAGGTGGTACAGTCACCAAAGAAAATCTAATTGAAGGATGGAAGAAGGGTAGAGTGATCCTAGAAGAATTTAAAAGAATGTTTCTGGGGCAATACCTTTGCAGTCTACGTGAAAGGTACCAACATTCACACAAGGAACCCCGAGTTAAAACTAACCAAAGCCCTCATATTGGTGACATAGTCCAGATTAAAGGTGACTCAAAAAACAGAGAGAACTGGAAGGTGGGAAAGATCATCAGTTTGGAACGAGGAGCCGATGGAGAGAGCAGAGTTGCAAAGGTCAATGTTGAAGGAAAGGAATTTATAAGGTCGATAGGTCACTTATATCCACTAGAGGTGGAAGAAGCTACACTAGAAGATCCAGGAACAGAAGAAAGAATTCAAGTAAATCCAGATGTACGGGAGACAGAGGAATCTTCACTACAAGAAATCGCAGAGATATCTGAAATAGAAACCAGATGTCCTGAAAGGGAATCAACAGAACAGATGCCACAAGAAATTGCAGTAGAGGATGATGTTACATTGGAGACCAATGGTTCAGACAAAATGCTCACTCCCGTAGAACGGGTGCAGAGAAATGGTAGTGTTGAGCGTGCTAACGTGGTGACTGAAGGTGACGAAGAGGTAGAGAGAGTAGAAACTGTGTCAAATCCCAATGAAGAAAGAATGAGGAGAGCCGCTGCTGTCCGGGCGAGAGAAAGGATTGCCCAATGGACTAGCCAGCTGATAGCCCTGCTATAG
- the LOC134802905 gene encoding uncharacterized protein LOC134802905 isoform X2, whose amino-acid sequence MIGKRSSAKDVTLASRKDIEQQHATIGSRATSAKEVIIKLYVHKSQTAIVEVGQKNSKRTKTRRLILDNGSGRSYITRKLAKELDLAADQEDELMVFVFGADDPVNISSPSADIQITTRRGIRRDIRVNIVRRIANYCGPPMSMDGIHGVDVIADDGSASEEPQLLIGGDYCYSFYRKEMLLLKDHLYLINTDFGWTIAGKVLQEENNNTLSVIMYCQCQESVIPYYVTPDLPLREPDIRFLWALESIGIVDSPKITREEEAIKHFNETVKYEDKRYQVKWPWIIYPPDLPTNYGLAYGRLSSLIRRLEQDAMEEYESILKEQLAAGVIEVIDPSEIDSKTHPVHYLAHHIILPKGKKGRVVYDGSAKLKNSKSLNECMYRGPSMLEDLTALLLRFRVNKIGITADVEKAFLQVGLQQEDRDVTRFLWLKDPKQGVTEKNLLHLRFCRVPFGVISSPFLLTATIRHHLSKGDQNLMSKIAERTYVDNLVTGTDTLEEARDLVNKTRATFTELSMNIREWTSNNKLLLKSIPKQFRSKDTESTKVLGLTWHMGKDTLKLRLGDMLSDTKQDKTTTTKRGILRTLASLYDPCGFAAPLILPAKLLLQELWKRKEKWDSQLPEDLEEEWQKAVSAIKTAAEIEIPRHVGLSPNEDTECELHCFTDASKRAYSAVVYLRLVNKKEKGTKVMFIMAKSRVTPINHTEDLKIPKLELLGFVIGKRLLTYVKNTLRIELKRLCLWSDSEIVLYWMKSEKLLPPFVCRRINEIKQNKDIEPRYVNTELNPADLATRPELWLTKKELWFNGPQFLSLSEEGWPKLQEHSQSALFAGTDSIMDTMEMDLSSQVEESIRGTIEQENTEGMTIDIENIEDNGQMQVSAIGVDTNCTEIKNLQKLYFPQEAAGKKTSLSRNLGLFVDMDGLLRCKGRLMNTMCSYDTKYPILIPKNSEFTDRLILETHQKYYHVGAPHILSIIRQKYWIPQGRAKVQRIIRKCQQCIKHGGGPYKLPPTPALPAERANYSAPFTYTGIDYFGPIFVTDDGHMRKRWICLYTCLAVRAIHMEVVKDLTAEECLLAMRRFISTRGKPELIVSDNALQFKLTAELLANTYFVDNKIRWKFIPQLSPWHGGFYERLVGVVKNCMKRTLEKRVLNDSQLGTVVKEIEAVANSRPLTCVGSDIEYVLRPADFLTYGKCIAIEPSIQNPHPGGTVTKENLIEGWKKGRVILEEFKRMFLGQYLCSLRERYQHSHKEPRVKTNQSPHIGDIVQIKGDSKNRENWKVGKIISLERGADGESRVAKVNVEGKEFIRSIGHLYPLEVEEATLEDPGTEERIQVNPDVRETEESSLQEIAEISEIETRCPERESTEQMPQEIAVEDDVTLETNGSDKMLTPVERVQRNGSVERANVVTEGDEEVERVETVSNPNEERMRRAAAVRARERIAQWTSQLIALL is encoded by the exons ATGATAGGAAAAAGAAGCTCGGCAAAAGATGTTACACTTGCTTCAAGGAAGGACATAGAACAGCAACATGCCACAATAGGAAGCCGTGCTACTTCTGCAAAGGAAGTCATAATCAAGCTCTATGTCCACAAAAGCCAG ACGGCAATAGTGGAGGTGGGGCAGAAGAACTCAAAAAGGACTAAGACACGAAGACTGATTCTTGACAATGGCAGTGGTCGCAGCTATATTACCAGGAAGCTTGCAAAAGAACTTGACTTAGCAGCAGATCAGGAAGATGAATTGATGGTATTTGTCTTCGGTGCTGATGACCCCGTTAACATTTCTAGCCCATCCGCTGACATCCAAATCACGACAAGAAGAGGTATCAGAAGAGATATTCGAGTAAACATTGTGCGCCGTATAGCGAATTATTGTGGTCCTCCCATGAGTATGGATGGAATTCATGGAGTAGATGTTATAGCTGATGATGGGTCTGCTAGTGAAGAGCCACAACTTTTGATAGGTGGTGACTATTGTTATTCattttacagaaaagaaatgttaTTGCTGAAGGATCacttatatttaattaacaCAGATTTTGGCTGGACAATTGCCGGCAAGGTCCTACAAGAAGAGAATAATAATACACTATCTGTCATCATGTACTGCCAATGCCAGGAATCAGTAATACCCTATTACGTAACACCAGACTTGCCACTCCGGGAACCGGACATCAGGTTTCTTTGGGCCTTAGAAAGTATTGGGATTGTAGACTCTCCTAAGATAACTAGAGAGGAAGAGGCAATCAAACATTTTAACGAAACAGTCAAATATGAGGATAAGAGATATCAGGTAAAGTGGCCTTGGATAATATACCCACCTGACTTACCCACTAATTATGGTCTTGCTTATGGGAGACTGTCAAGCTTAATCAGAAGATTAGAACAAGATGCCATGGAAGAGTATGAAAGCATTCTGAAAGAACAACTAGCCGCAGGGGTTATAGAAGTTATAGATCCTTCGGAAATTGATTCTAAGACACATCCTGTTCACTATCTTGCCCATCATATTATTCTTCCGAAGGGAAAGAAAGGGCGTGTGGTGTACGATGGTTCAGCTAAACTTAAGAATAGTAAGAGCCTCAATGAATGCATGTACAGAGGACCTTCGATGCTCGAAGACTTGACCGCTCTTCTTTTGAGATTCAGAGTCAACAAGATTGGAATAACAGCAGATGTTGAAAAAGCCTTTCTTCAAGTAGGATTACAACAGGAGGATAGAGATGTAACCAGGTTTTTATGGCTTAAGGACCCCAAACAAGGAGTGACTGAGAAGAACCTTCTCCATCTGCGCTTCTGTCGTGTTCCGTTTGGGGTAATATCTAGCCCATTTTTGTTGACGGCTACGATTCGACATCATTTGTCAAAGGGGGACCAGAACCTTATGTCAAAAATAGCAGAAAGAACCTACGTGGACAACCTAGTCACTGGAACAGACACATTAGAGGAAGCTCGTGATCTTGTAAACAAGACTAGGGCGACGTTCACAGAATTGTCGATGAATATAAGAGAATGGACATCCAACAACAAACTATTGTTGAAGAGTATACCAAAACAGTTTCGATCAAAAGACACTGAATCGACAAAGGTATTAGGACTCACCTGGCACATGGGAAAGGATACACTGAAGCTAAGGTTGGGTGATATGCTCTCAGACACAAAGCAAGACAAGACAACTACAACAAAACGAGGAATATTGCGAACTCTTGCTTCATTATATGATCCTTGCGGATTCGCGGCACCCTTAATTTTGCCTGCGAAGCTCCTCCTTCAAGAACTATGGAAAAGGAAAGAAAAATGGGATTCTCAATTGCCAGAGGACTTAGAGGAAGAATGGCAGAAGGCAGTAAGTGCTATAAAGACTGCTGCTGAAATAGAAATTCCTAGACATGTTGGCCTGTCACCAAATGAAGACACAGAATGTGAACTTCATTGCTTCACTGATGCATCTAAAAGAGCCTACTCAGCTGTAGTGTATCTGAGATTAGTAAATAAGAAAGAAAAGGGCACTAAAGTGATGTTTATTATGGCTAAATCCCGGGTTACCCCGATAAACCACACGGAAGACCTCAAAATACCAAAATTAGAATTACTTGGATTTGTCATCGGAAAGCGACTCTTAACTTATGTAAAGAACACCCTTAGAATAGAATTGAAACGACTATGTCTTTGGTCCGACAGTGAGATAGTTTTATACTGGATGAAATCAGAAAAGTTATTGCCTCCATTCGTCTGCAGAAGAATAAacgaaattaaacaaaataaagatATAGAGCCTAGATATGTCAATACAGAATTGAACCCTGCAGATCTGGCAACACGACCGGAACTTTGGCTCACGAAGAAGGAATTGTGGTTCAATGGACCTCAATTTCTTTCGCTGAGTGAGGAGGGCTGGCCGAAGTTGCAAGAACACAGCCAGTCAGCTCTTTTCGCAGGAACCGACTCAATAATGGATACCATGGAGATGGACCTATCATCTCAAGTAGAAGAATCAATCAGAGGAACCATAGAACAGGAAAATACGGAAGGAATGACAATAGATATAGAGAATATAGAAGACAATGGCCAGATGCAGGTTTCGGCCATCGGGGTTGATACAAATTGCACAGAGATAAAGAATTTACAAAAATTATACTTTCCTCAAGAGGCAGCAGGAAAGAAAACAAGCCTATCAAGGAATTTAGGACTATTTGTGGATATGGATGGATTATTAAGATGTAAAGGTCGGCTTATGAACACAATGTGTTCATATGACACCAAATATCCGATACTGATACCTAAGAACTCAGAATTTACAGACAGACTGATCCTGGAGACTCATCAGAAATACTACCATGTGGGAGCCCCACATATACTAAGCATTATTCGCCAGAAATACTGGATTCCTCAAGGAAGAGCTAAGGTTCAGCGAATAATTAGAAAATGCCAGCAGTGTATTAAACATGGAGGTGGTCCTTACAAACTTCCGCCCACACCAGCACTGCCAGCAGAACGTGCTAATTATAGTGCTCCTTTCACATATACCGGAATCGACTATTTCGGGCCAATCTTTGTCACGGACGACGGACACATGAGAAAAAGATGGATTTGTCTGTATACATGTCTGGCTGTACGCGCAATTCACATGGAAGTAGTTAAGGATTTAACTGCAGAGGAATGTTTACTTGCAATGAGAAGATTCATATCTACACGAGGAAAACCAGAACTCATAGTCTCGGACAATGCATTACAGTTTAAATTAACTGCAGAATTATTGGCGAACACATACTTCGTGGACAATAAGATAAGATGGAAGTTTATCCCTCAGCTCAGTCCATGGCATGGAGGGTTTTATGAAAGGCTGGTCGGCGTTGTGAAGAATTGCATGAAAAGAACCTTAGAGAAGAGAGTTCTAAATGACTCACAGCTAGGTACAGTTGTGAAAGAAATCGAAGCTGTGGCGAACTCACGTCCACTTACTTGTGTTGGGTCTGATATAGAATATGTTTTACGGCCGGCAGACTTTCTAACCTATGGGAAATGTATAGCGATTGAACCTTCTATACAAAATCCGCATCCAGGTGGTACAGTCACCAAAGAAAATCTAATTGAAGGATGGAAGAAGGGTAGAGTGATCCTAGAAGAATTTAAAAGAATGTTTCTGGGGCAATACCTTTGCAGTCTACGTGAAAGGTACCAACATTCACACAAGGAACCCCGAGTTAAAACTAACCAAAGCCCTCATATTGGTGACATAGTCCAGATTAAAGGTGACTCAAAAAACAGAGAGAACTGGAAGGTGGGAAAGATCATCAGTTTGGAACGAGGAGCCGATGGAGAGAGCAGAGTTGCAAAGGTCAATGTTGAAGGAAAGGAATTTATAAGGTCGATAGGTCACTTATATCCACTAGAGGTGGAAGAAGCTACACTAGAAGATCCAGGAACAGAAGAAAGAATTCAAGTAAATCCAGATGTACGGGAGACAGAGGAATCTTCACTACAAGAAATCGCAGAGATATCTGAAATAGAAACCAGATGTCCTGAAAGGGAATCAACAGAACAGATGCCACAAGAAATTGCAGTAGAGGATGATGTTACATTGGAGACCAATGGTTCAGACAAAATGCTCACTCCCGTAGAACGGGTGCAGAGAAATGGTAGTGTTGAGCGTGCTAACGTGGTGACTGAAGGTGACGAAGAGGTAGAGAGAGTAGAAACTGTGTCAAATCCCAATGAAGAAAGAATGAGGAGAGCCGCTGCTGTCCGGGCGAGAGAAAGGATTGCCCAATGGACTAGCCAGCTGATAGCCCTGCTATAG